One genomic region from Oxobacter pfennigii encodes:
- a CDS encoding helix-turn-helix domain-containing protein produces the protein MQAYSEFGLKARGAMLQKKITMTSLAKEMGVSVSYLSEILKGTRSGTEQKEKIAKILEINVKEN, from the coding sequence ATGCAAGCATATTCAGAGTTTGGACTAAAAGCAAGAGGTGCAATGTTGCAAAAAAAGATTACTATGACATCTCTAGCAAAAGAAATGGGTGTCTCCGTTTCGTATTTATCAGAGATTCTTAAAGGTACCAGGAGCGGGACAGAGCAAAAAGAAAAGATTGCTAAAATTTTAGAAATAAATGTAAAAGAGAATTAA
- a CDS encoding excisionase, whose translation MDITSEQLKTIVSEAIREAAPQQPKLTMTILECSKYSGIGKDKLMELAHNPNSGFPCFKVGSKFLINRDLLIAWLDKITKEGRVL comes from the coding sequence GTGGATATCACTTCGGAGCAGCTAAAAACTATAGTTTCAGAAGCTATTCGAGAGGCAGCACCGCAACAACCCAAATTAACAATGACAATCCTCGAATGTTCAAAGTATAGCGGTATCGGCAAAGATAAGCTTATGGAACTGGCACATAATCCTAATTCTGGCTTTCCCTGCTTTAAAGTAGGTTCCAAATTTTTAATTAATCGAGATCTCCTAATAGCATGGCTAGATAAGATTACAAAAGAAGGGAGGGTATTGTAG
- a CDS encoding ABC transporter ATP-binding protein gives MKDSNPFGKNKRFYFSICCNVAEGLLSGCNFLLLYKIMKFLWEGEADFSRIMYMTAMLAAVFAVRLIIYSLGYTQGQIGGAAVSKKLRMSLGDKLKKIPLPRFTQGQVGQYVNTATSDVNSYEKILTHKAGDLAKNCSLSLTLIAFTGSIVPSAGVIMLCAFLLLIPALWISFRAVKKYGARKNAITAEAVSSMVEYATGIQTFRAYGVGGTKNKTVTAALKAFSDISFVYEVKIIPVGVMLSILVWLSLPLTMWTASIPWAQGRLDTISYLLLCMLPLFFAKLEGTIFIDLTSYKNLTISKGQIMRVLNEPEEIKKAGLFEPKTHEITFSQVDFAYIPNEPVLKKAEFTAKNRKFTAMVGDSGSGKSTILNLISKYYEPQAGQILMGGKKIGGIAAERVLENISMVDQDVFLFDDTIGNNIRYARPDATDEEVVEACRAANCDEFIRKLEKGYDTFVGENGNRLSGGERQRLSIARAILKDSPILLLDEATASLDIENELAVKEAIVNLLRRKKTVVMIAHTLSIVKNADKILVVSRGEIAEQGTHEELLKRNGKYAAMWQAENSL, from the coding sequence GTGAAAGACAGTAACCCTTTTGGGAAAAATAAAAGATTTTATTTCAGCATCTGCTGCAATGTAGCAGAAGGGCTTCTTTCCGGATGCAACTTTTTACTGCTTTATAAAATTATGAAATTCCTCTGGGAAGGAGAGGCAGACTTTTCCCGTATTATGTATATGACCGCCATGCTGGCCGCTGTCTTTGCAGTACGGCTTATCATCTACAGCCTTGGGTATACTCAGGGGCAGATAGGAGGAGCTGCCGTAAGCAAGAAGCTTAGAATGTCGCTGGGGGATAAGCTGAAAAAAATTCCGCTGCCACGATTTACCCAGGGTCAGGTGGGACAGTATGTCAATACAGCCACAAGCGATGTCAACAGTTACGAGAAAATTCTGACTCACAAAGCCGGAGATCTGGCAAAGAATTGTTCCCTGTCTTTGACGCTGATTGCTTTCACAGGCAGCATTGTCCCTTCTGCCGGGGTGATAATGCTGTGCGCATTTCTGCTCTTAATCCCGGCTCTGTGGATTTCCTTCAGGGCGGTAAAAAAATATGGGGCAAGGAAAAACGCTATAACCGCGGAAGCAGTGAGCAGCATGGTGGAGTATGCTACCGGAATCCAGACCTTTCGCGCCTACGGCGTGGGCGGAACCAAGAATAAAACGGTCACCGCCGCCCTAAAAGCTTTCAGTGATATCAGTTTTGTTTACGAGGTTAAAATAATTCCTGTGGGAGTGATGCTCAGCATTCTTGTATGGCTAAGCCTGCCCCTTACTATGTGGACAGCCTCCATCCCATGGGCACAAGGGAGGCTTGACACCATATCCTATCTGCTCTTGTGCATGCTTCCGCTATTTTTTGCCAAGCTTGAAGGCACCATATTTATCGACCTGACCAGCTATAAGAATCTGACCATCTCTAAAGGCCAGATTATGAGGGTGCTTAATGAGCCCGAAGAAATTAAAAAGGCTGGATTATTTGAACCAAAGACTCATGAAATCACTTTCAGCCAGGTGGATTTTGCCTATATCCCCAATGAGCCTGTCTTAAAAAAGGCGGAATTTACTGCAAAGAACCGGAAGTTCACAGCCATGGTGGGAGATTCCGGTTCGGGTAAATCCACTATATTAAACCTGATCTCAAAATATTACGAGCCTCAGGCCGGGCAGATTTTAATGGGCGGGAAAAAAATTGGCGGTATTGCGGCTGAAAGGGTGCTAGAGAATATCTCCATGGTGGATCAGGATGTATTCCTGTTTGACGATACAATAGGTAACAACATCCGCTATGCCAGGCCGGATGCCACCGATGAGGAAGTAGTCGAAGCCTGCCGGGCGGCCAACTGTGACGAATTTATCCGCAAACTTGAAAAGGGCTATGACACCTTTGTGGGAGAAAACGGAAACCGCCTCTCCGGCGGAGAACGCCAGAGGCTGTCCATCGCTCGGGCTATTTTAAAAGACAGCCCTATACTGCTGCTGGACGAGGCAACGGCTTCTCTTGATATTGAAAATGAGCTTGCCGTCAAGGAAGCCATTGTAAATCTCCTCCGGAGGAAAAAGACGGTTGTAATGATTGCTCATACACTGTCTATAGTGAAAAACGCAGATAAAATATTGGTGGTTTCGAGGGGGGAAATTGCAGAACAGGGAACTCATGAAGAATTGCTGAAGAGAAATGGTAAATATGCTGCCATGTGGCAGGCGGAAAACTCTCTCTAA
- a CDS encoding tyrosine-type recombinase/integrase: protein MARKTNYSKNGNEYYRVTTSIGRDSEGKLIRKEFYGKSKTEAEGLRDNYLNGIKNGLNIDFKDTSLGKLMHSWLFEVMRVSNEIKPTTFEKYEGIYRNYIKDSSIYGLKLDTLKSIQLQRYYNSLYENDSKSSNSINTLNKLLKTFFNYAIDEGYILKNPCAGKKIVIPGTTEMSEDNEETEVITFSDEEIKHFIVTLEGHRMKALYLLDFGTGLRQGELLGLKWSDIDFKKKELKVRQSLKKVTIIAADASRKHKIIEQTPKSPTSKRAVPIPSNILSTLEDHKRQQEKEKADAGSSYNETDYVFTTELGNPIDASNFLRSYARILKKANIPYRKFHAIRHTYATKLFERGVPLKTVQELLGHSDISITAKIYTHVMPEEKTRAVDKLNDLFA from the coding sequence ATGGCACGTAAGACAAACTATTCTAAAAACGGCAACGAATATTACCGGGTAACAACTTCTATAGGCCGAGATTCGGAAGGGAAGTTAATCCGTAAAGAATTCTATGGTAAAAGCAAAACAGAAGCAGAAGGTTTAAGAGATAACTATCTTAATGGCATAAAAAATGGGCTCAATATCGATTTTAAGGATACTTCTTTGGGTAAGCTAATGCATTCCTGGTTATTCGAAGTTATGAGGGTATCTAATGAAATTAAACCTACAACTTTTGAAAAATATGAAGGGATATATAGGAATTACATTAAGGATAGCAGCATATATGGTTTAAAGTTAGATACTCTGAAATCTATACAGCTGCAACGTTATTATAATAGCCTATATGAAAACGACAGCAAAAGCAGCAATTCTATAAACACTCTAAATAAGCTGCTCAAGACATTTTTTAATTACGCAATAGATGAAGGATATATTCTGAAAAATCCCTGTGCCGGCAAGAAAATAGTAATACCAGGCACCACAGAAATGAGCGAAGACAATGAAGAAACGGAAGTTATCACCTTTTCTGATGAGGAAATAAAACACTTTATAGTGACCTTGGAAGGGCACCGGATGAAGGCCCTTTATTTATTAGATTTCGGTACCGGCCTAAGGCAGGGGGAACTGCTGGGTCTGAAGTGGTCCGATATTGATTTTAAGAAAAAGGAATTAAAGGTAAGGCAGTCATTAAAAAAAGTGACCATAATCGCTGCAGATGCATCCAGAAAGCATAAAATAATAGAGCAAACGCCAAAATCTCCAACCAGTAAGAGAGCAGTTCCTATTCCGTCAAATATACTATCCACTTTAGAAGATCATAAGCGGCAACAGGAGAAGGAAAAGGCTGATGCCGGCTCATCCTATAATGAAACTGATTATGTCTTTACAACCGAGTTAGGCAACCCTATAGATGCCAGTAATTTTCTCCGGAGCTATGCACGGATACTTAAAAAAGCAAATATCCCATATCGCAAATTTCATGCCATTAGGCATACATACGCAACTAAACTCTTCGAGAGGGGCGTCCCGTTAAAAACAGTGCAGGAGCTATTAGGGCACAGTGATATATCTATCACAGCAAAGATATATACCCATGTAATGCCTGAAGAAAAAACAAGAGCAGTAGATAAATTAAATGACTTATTTGCATAG
- a CDS encoding Rha family transcriptional regulator yields MNELTVINQNGQLLIDSREVAGMTEFKHYQILEKLEGTKTVKGIIPTMTDHKIMVSDYFIESSYKDASGKENKCYLFTKMGCEFIANKFTGEKGILFTAKYVKRFNEMEQALRQPPHSEDKEKLAEARLKNANAKGANVLLKIANSQDLSKEYRQILYSYASQIIAGKPLLPMPNVIEKTLSAEEVGLELGISANMVGRIAKEHNLKTEQYGKWFHDKSKYSNKEVESFRYYESVIPIIKAILEA; encoded by the coding sequence GTGAACGAATTGACAGTAATTAATCAAAACGGACAGTTATTAATAGACAGCAGAGAAGTTGCAGGGATGACGGAATTTAAACATTATCAGATATTAGAAAAGCTGGAAGGTACCAAAACTGTAAAAGGAATTATACCAACAATGACTGACCATAAAATTATGGTGAGTGATTATTTCATTGAATCTTCCTATAAGGATGCAAGCGGCAAAGAAAATAAATGTTACCTTTTTACTAAAATGGGCTGCGAATTTATAGCAAATAAATTTACAGGCGAAAAGGGAATTTTGTTCACTGCTAAATATGTTAAAAGGTTTAATGAAATGGAACAGGCATTAAGACAACCACCTCATTCGGAAGATAAGGAGAAACTTGCAGAAGCACGTCTTAAGAATGCCAATGCAAAAGGCGCCAATGTTCTTCTTAAAATAGCAAATAGTCAAGACTTAAGTAAGGAATACAGACAGATCCTTTACTCTTATGCAAGTCAGATTATTGCAGGCAAGCCATTATTACCAATGCCGAATGTAATAGAAAAAACGCTATCGGCTGAAGAAGTCGGATTAGAGTTAGGTATAAGTGCTAACATGGTAGGCCGTATTGCAAAGGAGCATAATCTTAAAACTGAACAGTATGGCAAATGGTTTCACGATAAGTCTAAATACAGTAATAAAGAGGTTGAATCCTTCAGATACTACGAATCAGTTATTCCGATTATAAAGGCTATATTAGAAGCTTAA
- a CDS encoding replicative DNA helicase has translation MNADRIMNLDAERAVLGAIVYNNDLLCDANLKPDDFYNKEHGTIFSLMQKLYKENKTIDVVVLLEYLKGTSATTYISDLMHSSGYLSNIKSHVEIVKEKSRMRKLWNVLLKSMKAAEQSDESTKDILKILDELQIDENDTEILSDKDIFNLTVSSVESNQKRGGGILGIPTGFADLDDAINGLQDKKLYIAAGRPGMGKSAFAVNVQQNISNKRGAYFSLEMSEEELGIRRIALISNTNATQLERGNLDNDMWQHVMKTGPIFYDGKGLTCTKQGMSVNEIKQLCKKIILQGGLDYLIIDHIGILDMRGMGNTIREQVTNVCIELKRMAKEFNIPVVALSQLSRECETRPNKRPLLKDLKESGGIEENADVVLLFYRDEYYNKDTDDKNAIEVNVAKQRGGRTGTIKLHWQPEYQKIGNLERWRS, from the coding sequence ATGAACGCAGACAGAATAATGAATCTAGACGCCGAGAGAGCTGTATTAGGAGCAATAGTCTACAACAATGATTTATTATGCGACGCGAATTTAAAACCGGATGATTTTTACAATAAGGAACATGGCACTATATTCAGCCTTATGCAGAAACTTTACAAAGAAAATAAAACAATAGATGTTGTGGTCCTCCTTGAATACCTAAAAGGAACCTCAGCAACGACATATATAAGCGACTTGATGCATTCAAGCGGATACTTAAGCAATATAAAGTCACATGTAGAGATTGTAAAAGAAAAATCTAGGATGCGTAAATTGTGGAATGTACTTTTAAAATCCATGAAAGCAGCTGAGCAGTCAGACGAAAGCACTAAAGATATACTTAAAATTTTGGATGAACTACAGATTGATGAAAACGACACCGAGATACTAAGCGATAAGGACATATTTAATTTAACCGTATCGAGCGTAGAAAGCAATCAAAAGAGGGGTGGTGGTATCTTAGGTATACCTACGGGATTTGCAGACCTAGACGACGCTATAAATGGCTTACAGGATAAAAAATTATATATAGCTGCAGGCCGTCCCGGAATGGGCAAAAGTGCATTTGCAGTAAACGTACAACAGAACATTTCAAATAAGCGCGGTGCATATTTCAGCCTGGAAATGTCAGAAGAGGAACTTGGCATAAGGAGAATAGCGTTAATAAGCAATACTAATGCGACACAGCTTGAACGAGGCAACTTGGATAATGATATGTGGCAGCATGTTATGAAAACAGGACCTATCTTCTACGACGGCAAAGGTCTGACATGTACCAAACAAGGTATGTCAGTAAACGAAATAAAGCAGTTGTGCAAAAAGATAATCCTCCAAGGGGGCTTGGACTACTTGATAATAGACCACATAGGTATACTCGATATGCGGGGAATGGGCAACACAATAAGGGAGCAGGTAACAAATGTGTGCATTGAGCTTAAAAGAATGGCGAAAGAGTTTAATATTCCAGTGGTTGCATTAAGCCAGCTGTCAAGGGAATGTGAAACAAGGCCAAATAAAAGGCCGTTACTTAAAGATTTGAAAGAATCCGGAGGAATAGAAGAAAATGCAGACGTGGTTTTGCTCTTCTACCGGGACGAATATTACAACAAAGATACCGACGATAAAAACGCGATAGAGGTAAATGTCGCAAAGCAAAGAGGGGGCAGAACAGGGACAATAAAATTGCACTGGCAGCCTGAGTATCAGAAGATTGGCAATTTGGAAAGGTGGCGAAGTTAA
- a CDS encoding terminase small subunit produces MPAGRPRKYKTAKAIEKAIEYYFDSITKTELAFENILTGYEDEEKTKPIYNKIPLLNNAGEQIKTTIYFENPSILGMCAHMGIDRATLLRYEQEQEYCNTIKKAKEKIEKYLEEKLYRHEQVTGIIFNLKNNFGWKDKTEVEQNISGDINVNIKVVE; encoded by the coding sequence ATGCCAGCAGGCAGACCAAGAAAATATAAAACAGCAAAGGCAATAGAAAAAGCAATAGAATATTATTTTGACAGTATAACCAAAACAGAATTAGCTTTTGAGAATATCCTTACAGGCTACGAAGATGAAGAAAAAACAAAGCCTATATATAACAAAATACCTTTGCTTAATAATGCCGGCGAACAGATAAAAACAACTATTTATTTTGAAAATCCCTCCATATTAGGAATGTGCGCGCATATGGGAATAGACAGAGCTACACTGCTAAGGTATGAGCAGGAGCAAGAATATTGCAACACAATAAAAAAAGCCAAAGAAAAAATAGAGAAATACCTCGAAGAAAAGCTATATAGGCACGAGCAGGTAACGGGCATTATATTTAATCTTAAGAATAACTTTGGATGGAAAGATAAGACGGAAGTGGAACAAAATATATCTGGAGACATAAACGTAAACATAAAAGTAGTAGAGTAG
- a CDS encoding Rha family transcriptional regulator, with protein sequence MNELTVINHNGQLLIDSREVARITDKDHSNLMRDIRGYIDILDTPDSNLKAANFFIESTYMDRQNQERRCYLLTRKGCDMVANKMTGEKGGEMI encoded by the coding sequence TTGAACGAATTAACAGTTATTAATCACAATGGGCAACTTTTAATAGACAGCAGGGAGGTAGCAAGAATAACGGACAAAGACCATTCAAATCTGATGAGGGACATCAGAGGATATATTGATATACTCGATACCCCGGATTCAAATTTGAAGGCGGCTAATTTCTTCATAGAAAGCACTTATATGGATAGACAAAATCAAGAAAGGCGTTGCTATCTTCTCACCCGCAAAGGCTGTGATATGGTAGCCAACAAAATGACAGGTGAAAAGGGAGGCGAAATGATATAG
- a CDS encoding P-loop NTPase encodes MEKAVNMARMMDIPVIELVENMSYVVCPDCKKEYHVFGQSRIDDIAEKSPHRNPI; translated from the coding sequence GTGGAAAAGGCCGTTAATATGGCCCGAATGATGGATATTCCGGTGATTGAGCTGGTGGAAAATATGAGTTATGTTGTCTGCCCCGACTGCAAAAAGGAATATCATGTTTTTGGACAGAGCCGCATTGATGATATTGCAGAAAAATCCCCGCATAGGAACCCTATCTAA
- a CDS encoding helix-turn-helix domain-containing protein has protein sequence MSLVENIQQLCKKYNTTIPKLEKEMDFGKGAIYKWNTNSPSIDKLQKVADYFGVTIDYLLGRTKNPSHMEITNNLPDSIKGILLDNKLFADKRLTAEEIEKYTLLAFNSVSAYDFFVSLYKSDPDLFIDKNLLETINSDLLKQVKFKDLLPYLKKSNNSLLNNLNIELNTELIKQADLENIEDEDIRRIERARKKMPKQEREKMIKILELSFEEYFDDEDSE, from the coding sequence ATGTCATTAGTAGAAAATATTCAGCAGCTATGTAAAAAATATAATACTACCATACCAAAACTTGAAAAGGAAATGGATTTCGGCAAAGGCGCTATCTATAAATGGAATACCAACTCGCCTTCTATAGATAAACTTCAAAAAGTTGCAGATTATTTTGGAGTTACAATAGATTATTTATTAGGACGTACTAAAAATCCAAGTCATATGGAAATAACCAACAATTTACCTGATTCTATAAAAGGTATTCTTCTAGACAATAAACTGTTTGCAGATAAAAGGTTGACTGCAGAAGAAATTGAAAAATATACTTTGCTTGCGTTCAATTCTGTCAGTGCATATGATTTTTTTGTGTCATTATACAAGAGCGATCCAGATTTATTTATAGATAAAAATTTATTAGAAACAATTAATTCTGATTTATTAAAGCAGGTTAAATTTAAAGACTTATTGCCTTATCTTAAAAAAAGCAATAATAGCCTGTTGAATAATCTAAATATTGAATTGAACACTGAATTAATTAAACAAGCAGACTTAGAAAACATTGAAGATGAAGATATCCGAAGAATTGAAAGGGCTCGAAAAAAAATGCCTAAGCAGGAAAGAGAGAAAATGATAAAAATACTTGAGTTAAGTTTTGAAGAATATTTTGATGATGAAGATTCCGAGTAG
- a CDS encoding replication protein codes for MDYYNFIISIEIEDIKGKVGECMSKPQLEDGYTKIANELLEQIYKLPLNGTQFRIIAVIIRYTYGYSRKEHEMSESFISSNSGIYKRQVQRALKELIESKIITVVKEASFNSSRVIAINKNYAEWCLKKHQVTKKTSDDVIDAQPGDKKDVSPGVQKDTHIKKIYKENNKENNILSTELTPYTEIMDMFNRICTTLPQIKGITGNRKSSTRSRWKEHPDINFFKQLFETVDKSQFLSGRNDKWKGCCFDWIMKPSNLQKIIEGNYDNKSDKVNDVFDFDFKGIRR; via the coding sequence ATGGATTATTACAACTTCATCATATCTATAGAAATCGAAGATATTAAAGGTAAAGTTGGTGAGTGCATGTCAAAACCTCAACTAGAAGATGGATACACAAAAATAGCAAATGAGCTATTAGAACAGATATATAAACTGCCTTTAAACGGTACCCAGTTTCGAATTATTGCAGTTATTATTAGATATACATATGGCTATAGCAGAAAAGAACATGAAATGTCAGAATCCTTTATATCTTCAAATTCAGGCATATATAAAAGGCAAGTTCAAAGGGCACTGAAAGAACTTATTGAGTCTAAAATTATTACTGTTGTAAAGGAAGCATCTTTTAATTCATCGAGGGTTATAGCAATCAATAAAAATTATGCTGAATGGTGTTTGAAAAAACACCAGGTGACAAAAAAGACGTCAGATGACGTAATAGACGCCCAGCCAGGTGACAAAAAAGACGTCTCGCCAGGTGTCCAAAAAGACACCCATATAAAGAAAATATATAAAGAAAATAATAAAGAAAATAATATATTGTCAACGGAGTTGACTCCGTATACGGAAATAATGGACATGTTTAACCGTATATGTACCACCTTGCCTCAGATAAAAGGGATAACAGGTAACAGGAAATCTTCAACACGTAGCCGATGGAAAGAGCATCCGGACATTAATTTCTTTAAGCAATTGTTTGAAACCGTTGACAAGAGCCAGTTCTTAAGCGGTAGAAACGATAAGTGGAAAGGGTGCTGCTTTGATTGGATTATGAAGCCTTCGAATTTACAGAAAATAATTGAGGGTAACTACGATAACAAATCAGATAAAGTAAATGACGTATTCGATTTTGATTTCAAGGGAATAAGGAGATGA
- a CDS encoding ImmA/IrrE family metallo-endopeptidase, with translation MMKIPSSIRYSLIKRIVYNLLKASEITSLPVDIEKINSHIKKNIKCRLIPYSMHMKKFNLTITEMIRYADSKDGCTDYSVKKDSYLIYYNDININESNRIRWTIAHELGHVMLGHHKLSDKTRIFRSKLSDKEYGILESEANYFASSLFAPPIILNALEVKSASDIQSYCQLSNEASINRFNSYKKWKANQFFSAEDIKVIALFFNFIHSRMCTKCNYTFIADSNTNFCPICGNNKLIRGDGKMKYKEGVPLYDDGHAKICPRCDNEDVSGSEAYCKICGAYLIQECSGKTAFDVDNEEYVVEPGCNVKLTSNARYCTVCGRTSTFYKYDYLKSWSEEKNEIENEQQQSDFESTTLINDDSIPF, from the coding sequence ATGATGAAGATTCCGAGTAGTATAAGGTATAGCTTAATTAAGCGGATTGTCTACAATCTGTTAAAAGCGTCTGAGATTACTTCTCTTCCTGTAGATATAGAAAAAATTAATAGCCATATTAAAAAGAATATAAAATGCAGGCTTATTCCTTATTCCATGCATATGAAGAAATTCAATCTTACAATTACGGAAATGATTAGATATGCAGATAGTAAAGACGGTTGTACGGATTATTCGGTAAAAAAAGATTCTTATTTGATTTATTATAATGATATAAACATAAATGAATCTAACAGAATACGATGGACAATAGCACATGAATTAGGACATGTTATGCTTGGACATCATAAACTTTCAGATAAAACCCGTATTTTTAGGAGCAAATTAAGTGATAAAGAATATGGTATTTTAGAGAGTGAAGCCAATTATTTTGCCAGTTCACTGTTTGCTCCCCCGATAATATTAAATGCCCTTGAAGTTAAAAGTGCTTCTGATATTCAATCGTATTGTCAATTATCTAATGAAGCTTCTATTAATAGATTTAATAGTTATAAAAAGTGGAAAGCTAATCAATTTTTTAGCGCAGAAGATATAAAAGTAATAGCTTTGTTTTTTAACTTTATTCATAGCCGAATGTGTACGAAATGCAATTATACATTTATAGCTGATAGCAATACGAATTTTTGTCCAATATGTGGAAACAATAAATTAATTAGAGGTGACGGAAAAATGAAGTATAAAGAAGGCGTACCTTTATATGATGATGGGCATGCTAAAATATGTCCAAGATGTGATAATGAAGATGTCAGTGGTTCTGAAGCTTATTGCAAAATATGCGGTGCTTACTTGATTCAAGAATGTTCTGGAAAGACTGCTTTTGATGTTGATAACGAGGAATATGTTGTCGAGCCAGGGTGCAATGTTAAATTAACAAGTAATGCTAGATACTGTACAGTGTGTGGTCGTACCTCAACTTTTTATAAATATGACTACCTAAAAAGTTGGTCAGAAGAAAAAAACGAAATTGAAAACGAGCAGCAACAAAGCGACTTTGAATCTACGACTTTAATAAATGATGACTCCATTCCTTTTTAA
- a CDS encoding sigma-70 family RNA polymerase sigma factor — protein MEVILKAKEQRDNEQRNYFKDTEKLLYSYPVLKEKIDLDQELLFNPDAVIYPKEKSKDIIRYLNSSNASEFDIDQYTESVKSTMIKTRAEVVRIERALKCIEDDKYYKIIELKYFLKKNSQEQYTYEDIAFILEKDESTIRRNKNRLITKLKLYLFGAEALTS, from the coding sequence GTGGAAGTAATTCTAAAAGCTAAAGAGCAACGAGATAACGAACAAAGAAATTATTTTAAAGATACTGAAAAGTTATTATACAGTTATCCTGTATTGAAGGAAAAGATAGATTTAGATCAGGAACTTTTATTTAATCCTGATGCTGTAATATATCCAAAAGAGAAATCAAAAGATATCATAAGATATTTAAATAGCAGCAATGCATCGGAATTTGATATTGACCAGTACACCGAAAGCGTAAAGTCAACCATGATAAAAACTAGAGCAGAGGTTGTAAGAATTGAAAGGGCGCTCAAATGCATAGAAGATGATAAATATTATAAGATAATTGAATTGAAATATTTTCTTAAAAAAAATAGCCAGGAGCAATATACATATGAAGATATTGCGTTTATATTAGAAAAGGATGAAAGTACAATCAGGAGGAATAAAAACCGTTTGATTACTAAGCTTAAGCTGTATCTGTTCGGTGCAGAGGCCTTGACAAGTTAA
- a CDS encoding VOC family protein — MKLSHIIYKVKELHQGVEEFLAMGFDVEYGKEKNPYNAIIYFSEGPYLEILGSTGMPRTVKQILRIFGQGKFADRLDYWDNHPGGPCGLALENYKTNLDAELTILKKYNQSWFTMPSKRDDTKGRKLRFTCAFPNDIQLPFLMTYFNIDPKPKAFIHPNGAVNISSVSFGTKKEFIPLIKELCDDDRLKLFAGEGVGDIHYKYSGE; from the coding sequence ATGAAATTAAGCCATATTATATATAAGGTGAAGGAGCTGCACCAGGGTGTTGAGGAGTTCCTTGCCATGGGATTTGATGTGGAATACGGCAAAGAAAAAAATCCCTACAACGCAATTATTTATTTTTCCGAAGGGCCTTACTTGGAGATTCTAGGATCTACCGGCATGCCCCGGACGGTTAAGCAAATTCTGCGCATCTTTGGACAAGGGAAGTTTGCCGATCGGCTGGATTATTGGGATAACCACCCCGGTGGCCCCTGCGGGTTGGCGTTGGAAAACTATAAAACCAACCTTGATGCAGAGCTGACTATTCTTAAAAAGTATAACCAGAGCTGGTTTACGATGCCTTCCAAAAGAGACGATACAAAAGGGCGAAAGCTGCGCTTCACCTGCGCATTCCCCAACGATATTCAACTTCCGTTTTTAATGACCTACTTTAATATTGACCCTAAGCCTAAAGCCTTTATCCACCCTAATGGAGCAGTTAATATAAGCAGCGTATCCTTTGGTACCAAAAAGGAATTCATCCCGCTAATCAAAGAATTATGCGACGATGATAGGCTAAAGCTGTTTGCCGGCGAGGGGGTCGGGGATATCCATTATAAATACAGCGGAGAGTAG
- a CDS encoding helix-turn-helix domain-containing protein — protein MDKLLTKKDLAERWQVSTKTIENWVKEGKLTPCRNIPGDMRFHPDYITELEGVKLDKFSPLERRKMEREIEELKVRLEKAEGALAKVSMISTEAVYFKLKEA, from the coding sequence ATGGATAAACTCCTAACCAAAAAAGACTTAGCCGAACGATGGCAAGTTTCCACAAAGACAATAGAAAACTGGGTAAAAGAAGGCAAATTAACGCCCTGCCGTAACATTCCCGGGGATATGAGGTTTCATCCGGATTATATTACTGAACTTGAGGGAGTAAAGCTTGATAAGTTTTCTCCACTGGAGCGGCGGAAAATGGAGCGAGAGATTGAGGAATTGAAAGTAAGGCTTGAAAAAGCCGAGGGAGCATTAGCAAAGGTGAGCATGATAAGCACAGAGGCAGTTTACTTTAAGCTAAAAGAAGCTTAG